From the genome of Thermodesulfobacteriota bacterium, one region includes:
- a CDS encoding radical SAM protein → MIEYIIPFFRPPSEGKSFILQATIGCSHNECTYCAMYRKDEQRFRARPMAEIKKIIDEASEFGHITDRVFIGDGNALVLSQKKLVEILEYLNLKCVRLARIRMYANVGDIIRKGVDKLKELRNLGLDMVYIGFESGDDVVLERIRKGANFEETVRASRVLKEAGIKNSAMVLLGVGGLDRSREHAYATGKLLTDSDPEYVGALSLQLRPGAPIYKEWEEGRFKLPDKFQMIQELEIMVENTILTDGYFFSNHISNYLPIKAKFPRDKESVLSRIREVLESKDEKYLRPDFYRDVINQY, encoded by the coding sequence ATGATTGAATATATAATTCCGTTTTTTAGACCTCCTAGCGAAGGTAAAAGCTTCATCCTGCAGGCGACAATTGGCTGTTCCCACAATGAGTGCACTTACTGTGCCATGTACAGAAAAGATGAACAGAGGTTTCGCGCTCGCCCTATGGCTGAAATAAAAAAAATTATAGATGAGGCGTCTGAATTCGGTCACATTACTGACCGTGTATTCATTGGTGATGGTAATGCCCTAGTACTTTCGCAAAAAAAGCTTGTCGAGATTCTTGAGTATCTTAATTTGAAATGTGTCAGACTTGCGAGGATAAGAATGTATGCAAATGTTGGGGATATAATAAGAAAGGGGGTTGATAAACTCAAGGAGCTAAGAAATCTAGGTCTGGATATGGTATACATAGGATTTGAAAGTGGTGACGATGTAGTTCTGGAGAGAATCAGGAAGGGCGCAAATTTTGAGGAAACCGTTAGGGCATCAAGGGTGCTCAAAGAGGCAGGCATTAAAAACTCTGCAATGGTTCTTCTCGGTGTCGGCGGGTTAGATAGGAGCCGTGAGCATGCTTACGCTACCGGAAAACTTCTTACCGATTCTGATCCAGAATACGTAGGGGCGTTATCACTCCAATTGAGACCGGGAGCACCGATTTACAAGGAATGGGAAGAAGGTAGATTTAAACTTCCTGATAAGTTTCAAATGATACAAGAACTTGAAATAATGGTGGAGAACACAATTCTTACCGACGGTTATTTCTTTTCAAATCATATTTCCAATTATCTACCAATAAAGGCAAAATTCCCGCGTGACAAAGAGAGCGTGCTTTCTAGAATTAGAGAGGTTTTGGAAAGTAAAGATGAAAAGTATCTTCGTCCCGATTTCTACAGGGACGTTATAAATCAATATTAG
- a CDS encoding NADH-quinone oxidoreductase subunit M — protein MDSLLDGSLTVITFFPVFGSLIVIILSLLFRESEEPMKIGALVIAAIEFIISLPLFINFKIGFSGFQFEVKAEWIKTLGITYHLGIDGISLFLVLLTTFLIPITILSSWNAIKRGMREFLALILMIETALIGTFIALDMILFFIFWEAVLIPMYFIIGIWGAERRIYAAIKFFIYTAFGSALMLIAIFYLYSLHLDQFGTASMNVIDFYRLNIPYSGILSPQGLAFLAFLLAFAIKVPMFPFHTWLPDAHVEAPTAGSVILAAILLKMGTYGFLRFLLPIFPEATIDFLPFILIVAIIGIIYGAMVAFAQEDLKKLVAYSSVSHLGLVVLGIFVLNIQGIEGGIYLMISHGLSTGALFLIVGMVYERRHTKMIKEFGGISKVMPLLAAFFMVSMLSSIGLPSLNGFIGEFLVLLGAFRMNYIYSIFGATGIVLGAIYMLWAYQRVMFGQLDKPENKVLLDINLREVMVLLPLAIMMFVMGLYPKPFLSRMEPTVRQLITSKFDHTLSITEVIQPGSVVKE, from the coding sequence GTGGACTCTCTTTTAGATGGAAGTCTAACAGTAATTACCTTTTTTCCTGTTTTTGGAAGCTTGATAGTTATTATTTTGTCCCTGCTTTTCAGGGAGTCTGAAGAACCGATGAAAATCGGAGCTCTTGTGATAGCCGCCATTGAATTTATTATTTCGTTACCGCTCTTTATAAACTTTAAAATTGGTTTCTCGGGCTTTCAGTTCGAAGTCAAAGCCGAGTGGATAAAGACCCTGGGGATAACCTATCATTTGGGTATAGATGGAATTAGCCTATTTCTAGTGCTTCTCACTACATTTCTTATCCCCATTACGATTCTTAGTTCTTGGAATGCAATTAAGAGAGGCATGAGAGAGTTTTTAGCCCTGATTTTAATGATTGAGACCGCTTTAATCGGAACTTTTATAGCACTGGATATGATTCTTTTCTTTATTTTCTGGGAGGCGGTTTTGATACCTATGTATTTTATAATCGGAATATGGGGAGCAGAGCGTAGAATATATGCAGCCATAAAATTCTTTATATATACCGCGTTTGGTAGTGCTTTGATGCTCATTGCCATATTCTATCTATACTCTCTACATCTGGATCAATTTGGAACCGCTTCTATGAATGTCATTGATTTTTATAGACTAAACATTCCATATTCTGGAATATTAAGTCCTCAGGGTTTAGCTTTTCTTGCTTTTCTCCTGGCGTTTGCGATCAAGGTTCCAATGTTTCCGTTCCATACTTGGCTTCCTGATGCACATGTCGAAGCCCCTACGGCTGGAAGCGTAATACTTGCAGCTATTCTTCTTAAGATGGGAACATATGGTTTTTTGCGATTTTTACTTCCGATTTTTCCAGAGGCAACCATTGACTTTCTTCCTTTCATTTTAATAGTCGCGATAATCGGGATTATCTATGGTGCAATGGTGGCATTTGCACAAGAAGATCTTAAGAAGCTGGTTGCGTATTCAAGCGTAAGTCATTTAGGCCTTGTCGTTCTAGGGATTTTTGTTCTAAATATTCAGGGAATAGAGGGTGGAATATATTTAATGATAAGCCATGGTCTTTCCACCGGTGCACTTTTCCTTATTGTTGGAATGGTCTATGAAAGGAGACATACCAAGATGATTAAGGAGTTTGGCGGAATTTCAAAGGTGATGCCACTGCTTGCCGCGTTCTTCATGGTTTCAATGCTATCATCTATTGGACTTCCGTCTCTCAATGGCTTCATTGGGGAATTTCTTGTGCTTCTCGGTGCTTTCAGGATGAATTACATTTATTCGATCTTTGGTGCTACTGGTATAGTTCTAGGTGCCATTTACATGCTGTGGGCTTATCAGCGGGTTATGTTTGGACAACTCGATAAGCCTGAGAACAAAGTGCTCCTTGATATTAATCTGAGGGAAGTTATGGTCTTACTCCCGCTTGCAATTATGATGTTTGTAATGGGACTATATCCTAAGCCATTTCTTTCGAGAATGGAGCCCACGGTGAGGCAGCTAATTACCTCGAAGTTTGATCATACGTTATCTATTACTGAAGTAATTCAGCCCGGAAGCGTTGTGAAGGAGTAG
- a CDS encoding MoxR family ATPase gives MNQIEYQRNEDTERVEEVSEIKNQIVKEISKVIVGQKNVVELLLISLMSSGHSLFVGVPGLAKTLLVSTLSNVTNLDFNRIQFTPDLMPSDITGSEVLEKDVLTDKRFFKFIKGPIFCNILLADEINRASPKTQAALLQAMQEHRVTVGGETYQLDPPFLIFATQNPIEQEGTYPLPEAELDRFMFQIDVDYPSHDEEIEIVKATTSMYNPSPRKVLDADKIICYQELVHRVPVSEHVADYAVSLARSTRPNNSNTIETVKKWVSWGVGPRGSQYLILGSKAKAVLEGRFTPTTEDVKFIAPAVLKHRIVLNYRAEAEGIKPIDVINELLEKVKPDI, from the coding sequence ATGAATCAGATTGAGTATCAAAGAAACGAAGATACTGAGAGAGTTGAAGAAGTTTCTGAAATTAAAAATCAGATTGTTAAGGAAATCAGCAAGGTAATTGTTGGACAGAAAAATGTAGTTGAATTACTGCTAATATCGCTTATGTCCTCGGGTCATTCATTGTTCGTTGGAGTTCCCGGCCTTGCAAAAACATTGCTTGTTAGTACGTTATCAAACGTCACAAACTTAGATTTTAATCGAATTCAATTTACACCGGATCTAATGCCTTCGGATATCACCGGCTCCGAAGTATTGGAGAAGGATGTATTAACTGACAAGAGATTCTTCAAGTTTATTAAAGGACCAATCTTTTGTAATATTCTACTTGCTGATGAAATCAACCGCGCATCCCCAAAGACCCAGGCGGCTCTTCTTCAAGCAATGCAAGAGCATAGAGTTACCGTTGGGGGAGAAACATATCAGCTGGATCCTCCCTTCCTGATTTTTGCCACTCAAAACCCGATCGAACAGGAGGGAACTTATCCACTACCTGAGGCAGAGCTCGATAGGTTTATGTTTCAAATTGATGTGGATTATCCTTCTCACGATGAAGAAATCGAGATCGTGAAGGCTACTACATCAATGTATAATCCTAGCCCAAGAAAAGTCCTTGACGCTGATAAAATTATTTGCTACCAAGAGTTAGTCCATAGGGTGCCAGTCTCAGAACATGTAGCAGATTATGCAGTGAGCCTTGCAAGATCAACAAGACCTAATAATTCAAACACAATCGAAACTGTAAAGAAATGGGTTTCCTGGGGTGTTGGACCCAGGGGTTCGCAGTATTTGATCCTGGGAAGTAAGGCTAAAGCGGTTCTTGAAGGGAGATTTACACCAACCACTGAAGACGTGAAATTTATTGCACCGGCAGTTCTCAAGCATCGAATTGTTTTGAACTATCGTGCTGAAGCTGAAGGGATTAAACCAATAGATGTAATTAATGAGCTATTGGAAAAAGTTAAACCCGATATCTAG
- the hflX gene encoding GTPase HflX yields MPFDQLQRSREAKYRLRGYRLIHTHLKDSILSHPDLVTLLKERLDLIGVLEVRDGGIPGKFQIAHILPPNTDGKMWEIIDYNDLGRIDINFEEFLTDIEYDNERSFFEIGGHREKEGVFLIGVYTNSRVDAQNSIKELESLAISADKVVLDKTIQGRKQIDPRYLIGKGKSEEVILRARQLGADSLVFDLELTPAQVKSISEKTNLGVIDRTQLILEIFARHAVTSEGKIQVRLAQLRYLLPRLTGRGIELSQLAGGIGTRGPGEKKLEEERRRLRQQIEHLERQIEEISKRREHTRKKRTETGIPTVTLIGYTNVGKSTLFNTLTKSNAVVENKLFSTLNPTTRKLILPGKGEILVTDTVGFIRNLPNELIKAFRATLEEMGESSLLVHVADASDPLLDERIDSVDKILESTGYESIPRIIVFNKIDSATIETINRLKKAHQARLISALNKETLSDLLELLEVKLFGYGRYDLEYEINEDKTSGGIQEKAAPADSVLLN; encoded by the coding sequence GTGCCCTTTGATCAACTCCAACGTTCAAGGGAGGCGAAGTATAGACTTAGAGGCTATCGGCTTATTCACACGCATCTAAAAGACTCCATTTTATCACACCCTGACCTTGTAACCCTGTTGAAAGAAAGACTAGACCTTATAGGGGTGCTTGAAGTAAGAGACGGTGGAATTCCGGGGAAGTTTCAAATAGCTCATATCCTCCCGCCGAATACTGACGGGAAGATGTGGGAGATAATAGACTACAACGACCTGGGACGCATAGATATTAATTTTGAAGAGTTTCTAACAGATATTGAATATGACAACGAAAGATCATTCTTCGAAATCGGCGGACACAGAGAAAAAGAGGGTGTTTTCCTTATAGGAGTGTATACGAATTCCCGGGTTGATGCGCAAAATTCAATTAAAGAGCTTGAATCTCTTGCCATCTCTGCGGACAAAGTAGTATTAGATAAAACAATTCAGGGTAGAAAACAGATAGACCCAAGATATCTTATCGGAAAAGGAAAATCGGAAGAGGTTATTCTGAGGGCCAGGCAGCTAGGTGCAGATTCACTTGTTTTTGACCTAGAATTAACCCCTGCGCAAGTAAAATCAATATCCGAAAAGACAAATTTAGGCGTAATTGACAGAACGCAATTGATACTTGAGATATTCGCAAGACATGCAGTAACAAGTGAAGGTAAAATCCAGGTCCGATTAGCGCAGCTCCGTTACCTGCTACCAAGGCTGACCGGAAGAGGCATCGAGCTATCTCAACTTGCAGGTGGAATAGGAACAAGGGGTCCAGGCGAAAAAAAACTTGAAGAAGAAAGAAGACGATTAAGACAACAGATAGAACACCTCGAAAGGCAAATAGAGGAGATAAGCAAGAGACGTGAACATACAAGGAAGAAAAGAACAGAAACCGGAATACCGACCGTAACATTGATCGGGTACACGAATGTTGGGAAATCTACACTCTTTAACACCCTCACAAAAAGTAACGCTGTTGTTGAAAATAAGCTTTTTTCAACCCTGAATCCTACGACCAGAAAACTAATATTACCGGGTAAAGGAGAAATATTAGTTACAGATACCGTAGGATTTATAAGAAACTTGCCGAATGAACTGATAAAAGCATTCAGGGCAACCCTTGAAGAAATGGGTGAATCCTCTTTACTCGTGCATGTAGCAGACGCTAGTGATCCACTTCTGGACGAAAGGATTGATTCAGTTGATAAGATATTAGAAAGCACAGGCTATGAATCTATACCTAGAATCATTGTGTTCAATAAAATAGACTCTGCTACAATTGAAACCATAAATAGACTTAAGAAAGCACACCAAGCACGCCTGATATCAGCTCTAAACAAGGAAACTCTCTCAGATTTACTCGAACTTCTCGAGGTAAAACTCTTTGGTTATGGCAGATATGATTTAGAATATGAGATTAACGAAGATAAAACCTCTGGTGGGATACAAGAGAAAGCCGCGCCAGCTGATTCTGTCCTATTAAATTAA
- a CDS encoding L,D-transpeptidase family protein — translation MINGYKLLKPFFFILLIILASCIAKKQDLEQLKPDQSGAAVNAISNDLKNQILNSKGPVILTVGESRIQLSDQVSKFYGLQNYQPIWSHNSEVLPQAHALISMIKGSENEGLQPGDYHMGEINVSLNEIQNSKDSLDSQMLAKFDLLLTDAFILYVSHLINGRIDPQGVDFSWLKSHNKVDFTKILNLSQDSNQFQDAISNYQNPLYIRLRKALIKYKIIEANGGWPSIPPGPKIEKGQSGERVKLLRKRLIVSGDLDAESTDKFDTYDKILENAARKFQRRHGLTEDGVVGPSTLTELNVPVEKRIEQIKINMERYRWLPQNIGPRYIQVNIPSFHLDVIQNGKTVLAMPVVVGKPYWNTPLFSANMTYIILNPYWNIPRSIALEETLPKIHADPEYLSKRNIRVLQGWTDGSTEIDPSTIDWSQVNNNNLKYRFRQNPGPSNPLGHIKFMLPNHYNVYLHDTSQKNLFRKQRRDFSHGCIRVENPLGLAEYVLSGEPGWTKERIESEIRKGRSQSIVLPDPTPVYLVYFTAWVDDQGDIQFRHDVYGRDEALYQSLRRIS, via the coding sequence TTGATAAATGGATATAAGCTCCTTAAGCCTTTCTTTTTTATATTGTTAATAATTCTAGCCAGTTGCATAGCAAAAAAGCAAGACTTAGAGCAGTTAAAACCAGATCAAAGCGGTGCTGCGGTAAACGCTATCAGCAATGACCTCAAGAATCAGATCCTAAACTCAAAGGGTCCAGTCATCCTAACGGTTGGTGAAAGTCGTATACAGCTATCAGACCAGGTCTCTAAGTTCTATGGGCTGCAGAATTATCAACCTATTTGGAGCCATAATAGCGAAGTTTTGCCTCAGGCACATGCGCTTATAAGCATGATCAAGGGCTCTGAGAACGAGGGATTACAGCCAGGCGATTATCACATGGGGGAAATTAACGTTTCGTTGAATGAAATTCAAAACAGTAAGGACTCTTTAGACTCACAAATGTTGGCAAAATTTGATTTGTTGTTGACAGACGCATTTATTCTCTATGTATCGCATCTCATTAACGGTCGGATAGATCCCCAGGGAGTTGATTTTAGTTGGTTAAAAAGCCATAACAAGGTTGACTTCACTAAGATACTTAACCTCAGTCAGGATTCTAATCAGTTTCAAGACGCTATCTCGAATTACCAAAACCCACTCTATATTAGACTACGTAAGGCATTAATAAAATATAAGATTATCGAAGCAAATGGAGGCTGGCCATCTATACCCCCTGGTCCAAAGATTGAAAAGGGTCAAAGTGGAGAAAGAGTAAAGCTTCTCCGCAAAAGGCTCATAGTAAGCGGAGACCTAGACGCTGAATCTACAGATAAATTTGATACTTATGATAAAATACTCGAAAACGCTGCACGTAAGTTTCAGCGTCGCCACGGATTAACGGAAGATGGAGTTGTCGGCCCATCCACCTTAACTGAATTAAATGTCCCGGTTGAAAAAAGAATTGAGCAGATAAAAATAAACATGGAACGCTACCGCTGGTTGCCACAAAATATTGGTCCTCGGTATATACAGGTAAATATCCCAAGCTTCCATTTAGATGTCATTCAAAACGGAAAGACCGTATTAGCCATGCCCGTTGTGGTCGGAAAACCCTATTGGAATACTCCACTATTTAGTGCAAATATGACCTATATTATTCTTAATCCCTATTGGAATATACCAAGAAGCATTGCATTGGAAGAAACACTGCCCAAAATCCATGCAGATCCAGAATACCTCTCCAAACGAAATATAAGGGTCCTTCAAGGTTGGACAGACGGTTCAACCGAAATCGATCCCAGCACAATCGACTGGTCCCAGGTGAATAATAACAATCTCAAATATAGGTTTCGTCAAAATCCGGGTCCATCTAATCCCCTCGGACATATTAAGTTTATGCTCCCGAATCACTATAACGTCTACCTCCACGACACATCACAAAAAAATCTATTCAGAAAACAAAGAAGGGATTTCAGCCATGGCTGCATACGTGTTGAGAATCCATTAGGATTAGCAGAATACGTATTATCAGGGGAGCCTGGCTGGACAAAGGAAAGGATTGAATCAGAGATTAGAAAGGGTCGATCGCAATCAATAGTCCTGCCCGACCCAACACCTGTCTACCTCGTATACTTTACAGCTTGGGTTGACGATCAGGGGGATATCCAATTTCGTCATGATGTGTACGGAAGAGACGAAGCCCTTTATCAGTCTTTGCGTAGGATATCATAG
- a CDS encoding acyl-CoA synthetase, with the protein MHFDYEKLCRTWKWEIPPRFNIGADCTDNPAKKEHLRSKVALYWENEYGESRKFTFLELSNLTNQIGNALLSLGFKKGDRLIIRLPNIPEFPLAFLGAIKIGSVPIPSSSMLTSEEIGYILDDSGAKAVITTPDLFEEVEVNMGKHKAFNEVIIVGSPIPSGCIDFNELAIKCNTELDAPETNSNDMAYICYTSGTTGYPKGVVHAQRALIAHDPAALFWQALRPDYTVLHAGKLNWTYTLGTGFLDPWRHGCATVIYGGEHEPKKFFELITKYRVNVFMAVPTVYRQMLRIAEGINTDLSSLNHALSAGEHLSEELFTLWKEKLGVELYDGLGMSEFSYYLSNMPGMNIKPGSPGKPQPGHLSTLLDEDGNEVRIGETGVLATPKNDPGIMLGYWNKPEETYQMFKDNWFISGDYFCKDEDGYYWLVGREDDLITSFGYRVSPHEVERVLNEHPKVSECAVAGITVDKDKTITTAFVVPKETKHDQEKLKLELLDYTHLHLAKYKCPREVVFIDSIPKTANGKIKRRVLRETFSLL; encoded by the coding sequence ATGCATTTCGATTACGAAAAACTTTGTCGAACATGGAAATGGGAAATACCGCCACGGTTTAACATTGGTGCAGACTGTACAGACAACCCCGCAAAAAAAGAACACCTTAGAAGTAAAGTAGCTCTATACTGGGAAAATGAATATGGAGAATCAAGAAAATTTACATTCCTGGAGCTATCTAACCTCACTAATCAAATTGGCAATGCTCTTCTATCGCTTGGTTTCAAAAAGGGCGACCGATTAATAATCCGTCTACCTAACATTCCCGAATTTCCACTGGCCTTTTTGGGAGCTATTAAGATAGGCTCAGTCCCGATTCCATCAAGCTCAATGCTTACTTCTGAAGAAATCGGCTACATACTTGACGATAGCGGAGCAAAAGCAGTTATAACAACCCCTGACCTTTTTGAAGAAGTGGAAGTGAACATGGGAAAGCATAAGGCATTCAACGAAGTTATTATTGTGGGCTCACCTATTCCTTCTGGCTGTATCGACTTCAACGAACTAGCTATTAAATGCAATACTGAACTTGATGCGCCAGAAACCAATTCAAACGATATGGCGTACATATGTTATACGTCTGGAACAACAGGCTATCCAAAGGGTGTTGTACATGCACAGCGTGCGTTGATTGCTCATGACCCTGCCGCATTATTCTGGCAGGCGTTAAGACCCGATTATACGGTCTTACATGCAGGGAAATTAAATTGGACATACACGCTAGGAACCGGTTTCTTGGACCCATGGCGTCATGGATGTGCAACTGTTATATATGGGGGAGAACACGAACCTAAGAAGTTTTTTGAATTAATAACAAAGTACCGGGTGAACGTATTTATGGCAGTGCCAACGGTTTACAGACAAATGCTTCGGATAGCAGAAGGAATCAATACAGACCTATCCAGTTTAAACCATGCCCTAAGTGCAGGTGAACATCTGAGCGAAGAATTATTTACTTTATGGAAAGAAAAATTAGGGGTAGAACTCTACGATGGACTCGGGATGAGTGAGTTCAGCTACTATCTTTCAAATATGCCTGGTATGAACATAAAGCCTGGTTCTCCTGGTAAACCACAACCTGGTCATTTATCAACACTATTGGATGAAGATGGCAATGAGGTACGCATTGGCGAAACAGGCGTTCTAGCAACACCAAAAAATGACCCAGGCATCATGCTTGGTTATTGGAATAAACCCGAAGAAACCTATCAAATGTTTAAGGACAATTGGTTTATAAGCGGAGATTATTTCTGTAAAGATGAAGACGGCTATTATTGGCTAGTAGGGCGTGAAGATGACCTGATTACAAGTTTTGGATACAGAGTTTCCCCCCATGAGGTCGAGAGGGTCTTAAACGAGCACCCTAAAGTCAGCGAATGTGCCGTCGCAGGGATTACAGTTGATAAGGATAAAACAATTACAACTGCCTTCGTAGTACCTAAAGAAACAAAGCACGACCAAGAAAAACTCAAACTAGAGCTTTTAGACTATACTCATTTACATCTTGCTAAATACAAATGCCCTAGAGAGGTAGTATTCATAGACTCTATTCCCAAAACCGCTAATGGAAAAATCAAGAGAAGGGTCCTAAGGGAAACGTTCAGTTTATTATAA
- a CDS encoding LLM class flavin-dependent oxidoreductase has protein sequence MKRIGTISPVWGCSVDDLRALARIAENAGFEGIFSPEVPPYSALANAQVFAEATSKIKVGTWITNIYMRHAVVATGEALTIQEISGGRMILGLGVSHKPVNDRYGIDMGDPVEVMRNYVNAVKSFADGSSPLLTIKRQLPKLPVYIAGLTKGAAQLAGEVADGIMPYLATPEYIKKLKAYVIEGANKAGRNPSEIDTTSGIPSYISDDLEAARNAGKRGLSGYARLPFYQRMIRNIGFGEVVDKIQSGENPAEAFSDELLDAIALVGPPDRARSRLEVHRAAGVDLPIIVPGPVGKQSNVEVMQITVETYSD, from the coding sequence ATGAAACGGATTGGTACTATTTCTCCGGTTTGGGGTTGCAGTGTTGATGACTTGAGAGCGCTTGCGAGGATTGCTGAGAATGCTGGTTTTGAAGGCATATTCTCTCCAGAGGTGCCGCCTTATAGTGCACTTGCCAACGCACAGGTTTTTGCAGAGGCTACTTCAAAAATAAAAGTGGGCACTTGGATCACTAATATTTATATGCGCCACGCTGTGGTTGCAACAGGCGAAGCTTTGACAATTCAGGAGATTTCGGGGGGAAGGATGATTCTGGGGTTGGGGGTGAGCCATAAACCAGTAAATGACCGCTATGGAATCGATATGGGTGACCCAGTCGAGGTAATGAGGAATTATGTAAATGCTGTTAAATCATTCGCGGATGGAAGCTCTCCGCTTCTTACTATTAAAAGGCAGCTTCCTAAATTGCCCGTTTATATCGCGGGTCTCACAAAGGGTGCGGCTCAATTAGCAGGTGAGGTTGCAGATGGTATCATGCCCTATCTGGCAACACCTGAATATATCAAAAAACTAAAAGCATACGTTATTGAGGGAGCAAATAAGGCGGGACGTAATCCATCTGAAATAGATACTACTAGTGGTATACCATCGTATATATCCGACGATCTGGAAGCTGCACGTAATGCTGGAAAGCGGGGGTTGAGTGGTTACGCTAGGCTTCCATTTTATCAGAGGATGATTAGGAATATAGGTTTTGGAGAAGTTGTTGATAAGATACAATCTGGCGAAAATCCTGCCGAAGCCTTTTCGGATGAATTGTTAGATGCCATAGCCTTGGTTGGTCCCCCGGATCGAGCCAGATCTAGATTGGAGGTACATAGAGCGGCAGGAGTTGATCTGCCAATAATAGTTCCAGGTCCAGTAGGAAAGCAGAGTAATGTCGAGGTCATGCAGATAACAGTTGAGACCTATTCTGATTAA
- a CDS encoding MaoC/PaaZ C-terminal domain-containing protein — MGLNREYIGREYDPIIHTVTEQEIKEYAWAIGARNLSYFNYNGALSPIAPKGMAPPSYAVVYELPILEKLWADPDLHGGEEQAKRNVLMLVHGYQEMRFYKPIRPGDKLIFRIKVTDIEDKGSGELLIFNAVTTDESANKVVESDWGLFIRGIGSGRQPERKTKSEHPPSGGESPLAFRKIIRVPLDITYRYAEASHDKNPIHIDEEVAKKAGLKGIVVHGLCTMSMAMRAIIECYTESDPTMLVQLGVRFSSPVYPGDTLVVDGWELGKKAENTILGFEVWRRDDNVKVIKGGTAEVTI, encoded by the coding sequence ATGGGACTAAATAGAGAATATATAGGACGTGAGTATGACCCTATCATTCATACTGTAACTGAACAAGAAATTAAAGAATATGCATGGGCTATCGGTGCTCGTAATTTGAGTTACTTTAATTATAATGGGGCCCTGAGTCCAATTGCTCCTAAAGGCATGGCACCACCGAGTTATGCGGTTGTATACGAATTGCCAATACTTGAGAAACTCTGGGCCGATCCGGATCTTCATGGTGGGGAAGAGCAAGCCAAAAGAAATGTTCTGATGCTTGTGCATGGCTATCAAGAGATGCGTTTTTACAAACCTATCAGACCTGGTGACAAGCTCATATTTAGAATCAAAGTAACCGATATTGAAGATAAGGGAAGCGGTGAATTATTGATTTTCAACGCGGTAACTACAGACGAGTCTGCAAACAAGGTTGTGGAGTCTGATTGGGGTCTTTTTATAAGGGGTATCGGTAGTGGAAGACAACCCGAAAGGAAAACGAAGAGTGAACATCCTCCATCGGGTGGTGAAAGTCCTTTAGCATTTAGGAAGATAATCAGAGTTCCACTTGATATTACTTATAGATATGCTGAGGCTTCACATGACAAAAATCCCATACATATCGATGAGGAAGTGGCTAAGAAAGCGGGACTTAAGGGTATTGTAGTTCACGGCCTATGTACGATGTCGATGGCGATGAGGGCAATAATAGAATGTTACACCGAGAGCGATCCCACGATGCTGGTACAGTTGGGTGTTAGGTTTTCTAGCCCGGTCTATCCTGGAGATACATTGGTTGTGGATGGATGGGAGTTAGGCAAAAAGGCAGAAAATACAATCCTAGGCTTTGAGGTATGGCGCCGTGACGATAATGTTAAGGTTATAAAAGGCGGTACGGCCGAGGTTACTATTTAA
- the dps gene encoding DNA protection during starvation protein has translation MTIKKKPHMSGKVKSGDVSNRVGVEQIEARGVDVKRLTEKLIDAAGAEFTTYYYYTILRMHLAGNEDYKEICEDARLEDRAHFELITPRIYELGGGLPKDIRDFADRASCADAYLPNKPTAANILEVLLEAERCAIRTWSEICDLTFGKDPRTYDMASRILQEEIEHEAWFIELLSMERDGVVRPSGHFRRGDPGEAPYSKNRSFYNP, from the coding sequence ATGACCATAAAAAAGAAACCCCATATGAGCGGAAAAGTGAAGTCAGGAGATGTCAGTAATCGCGTAGGAGTTGAGCAAATTGAGGCGAGAGGAGTCGATGTTAAGAGGCTCACTGAAAAATTAATCGATGCCGCGGGAGCGGAGTTTACCACATATTATTACTATACAATACTTCGTATGCATCTCGCCGGAAACGAAGATTATAAAGAAATTTGTGAAGACGCACGCCTTGAGGACCGCGCTCATTTTGAATTAATAACCCCGAGGATTTATGAGCTCGGGGGCGGACTACCCAAAGATATTCGCGACTTCGCAGATAGAGCATCTTGTGCAGATGCCTATTTACCCAATAAACCTACGGCGGCAAACATCTTAGAAGTGCTCCTAGAAGCTGAAAGGTGTGCAATCAGAACCTGGAGCGAGATATGTGATTTGACTTTCGGGAAAGATCCACGTACATATGACATGGCGTCCAGAATACTCCAAGAGGAGATTGAGCATGAAGCATGGTTCATCGAATTACTCAGCATGGAAAGAGATGGAGTTGTTAGACCATCTGGCCACTTCCGACGTGGAGACCCTGGAGAGGCACCCTACAGCAAAAACCGGTCATTCTACAATCCCTAA